A single Lolium perenne isolate Kyuss_39 chromosome 6, Kyuss_2.0, whole genome shotgun sequence DNA region contains:
- the LOC127310534 gene encoding protein FAR1-RELATED SEQUENCE 5-like, protein MENSISGMIEEQNEYVGYNSDDSEMEENLQHEAGWSEDEFDIAYDEFDNDDNHGEHTDDQNDENHGEHTDSLNTSEAQFDTQLEYDYYGESDLDTGHTDDVEGASVPEDSVDMSQATPGASQPKKPHKGSNSNEYPDSDRDLYWMIKEMTFISEAAAYSFYNRYAKDYGFSVRLDQVKRFDDGVIRLRRFVCSRQGRRPKNQLTTEGRVYRHRPESRCGCKARLVVKFDGRTGFWVVEDFRDKHNHDPAEPCQTPFLRSHRTINDAQRSEILSMGSMGIRKHLIMRKFIAGSGSFAGVGFTRKDLYNMCSRERRRLLFDGDATKAIRIMSKRKKRDPEFFFEYDVDEKGRLKHMFWCDSQSRRDYQDYGDVLVFDSTYKMNKYKMPFVPFVGLNNHRRTTVFGCAILSSENEQTYVWLLKTFLKAMCQQKPKAVITDADAAMIAAIGEVFSGVPHRICSFHIEKNMEMHLSNKSLNEFRTLLYYTTSEQVFEERWHAFYRKWQSPKTRTWMKRMYTKRKLWAAAYLSQGFWLGMKSNQRSESLNSCLHLHLDGEMTIVDMIMHYDNAIVRLRENEAHDDCTASQTTPVAITNFRELEVAAAKIFTPAVFYIIQGELSKIGGIEILEKMQAGDSNIFIVAWRNNVRTRFYVEYRPKEAEIIRCSCQRMIRKGIPCKHILHVLHFLKFTEIPQCCALRRFTKNARLGLPAKRTSDMFGWGWSGAEERMKYSRMNIKVSQAMHIALNNSEEYDLLNSTIDGIISRREGYAKGKAYGPLRSVHENEDASGPCDIVVGDPLKVSTKGAPRQEAQKSPMTKNGRPLGHKERRVQECAAAGRVVLS, encoded by the exons ATGGAGAACTCTATATCTGGTATGattgaggaacaaaacgagtacgtcgGCTATAATTCCGATGACTCTGAAATGGAGGAAAATTTGCAGCACGAAGCCGGCTGGAGCGAAGACGAGTTTGAT ATTGCGTACGATGAATTTGATAATGATGACAACCATGGCGAACACACAGACGATCAAAATGATGAGAACCATGGTGAACACACAGACAGTCTAAATACTAGTGAG GCACAATTTGACACGCAGCTTGAGTACGACTATTACGGTGAATCTGACTTGGACACGGGCCACACTGATGATGTGGAAGGTGCATCAGTTCCTGAGGATTCTGTTGACATGAGCCAG GCGACGCCAGGCGCTAGTCAACCTAAGAAACCACACAAAGGTAGCAATAGCAATGAATATCCTGATAGTGATCGGGATTTATACTGGATGATAAAAGAGATGACTTTTATTTCTGAAGCAGCAGCATATTCTTTCTACAACAGATATGCTAAAGATTATGGGTTCAGCGTCCGGCTTGACCAGGTTAAGCGGTTTGATGATGGAGTAATTCGGTTAAGGCGTTTTGTGTGTTCCAGACAGGGCAGACGTCCCAAAAACCAACTGACCACGGAAGGCCGTGTATATAGGCACAGACCTGAGTCTCGCTGCGGCTGCAAGGCACGTTTGGTGGTCAAGTTTGATGGAAGAACTGGTTTCTGGGTTGTTGAAGATTTTCGTGACAAACATAACCATGACCCAGCTGAACCATGTCAGACTCCGTTTCTTCGGTCCCATAGGACGATCAACGACGCGCAGAGATCTGAGATATTATCAATGGGATCCATGGGAATCAGGAAGCACCTCATTATGAGAAAATTCATTGCAGGCTCCGGTTCATTTGCTGGTGTTGGATTCACAAGAAAGGATTTGTACAACATGTgctctagggagaggaggaggctgctTTTCGACGGTGACGCTACCAAAGCCATCCGCATTATGTCAAAGAGGAAAAAGAGGGACCCTGAATTTTTCTTTGAATATGACGTTGATGAAAAAGGCCGTCTGAAGCACATGTTCTGGTGTGATTCCCAGTCACGTAGGGATTACCAGGACTACGGAGATGTGCTGGTGTTTGATAGCACATACAAGATGAATAAATATAAGATGCCATTTGTTCCTTTTGTGGGCTTGAACAACCACCGTAGGACAACGGTTTTTGGGTGTGCCATCCTTTCAAGTGAGAATGAACAAACATATGTTTGGCTTCTAAAGACTTTCCTCAAAGCGATGTGTCAACAGAAGCCAAAGGCAGTAATCACGGATGCAGATGCCGCGATGATCGCCGCAATCGGCGAAGTATTTTCTGGTGTGCCGCATCGTATCTGCAGCTTCCACATTGAAAAAAATATGGAGATGCATCTATCTAACAAGTCACTGAACGAGTTCAGGACTCTTTTGTATTACACCACCTCAGAGCAAGTATTTGAGGAGCGATGGCATGCATTTTACAGAAAATGGCAATCCCCAAAAACCAGAACATGGATGAAGAGGATGTACACCAAGAGGAAACTTTGGGCTGCAGCGTATCTCTCTCAAGGATTCTGGCTGGGTATGAAAAGTAACCAGCGGAGTGAAAGTTTAAACTCTTGTCTGCACCTGCACCTAGATGGGGAAATGACAATTGTTGATATGATTATGCACTACGACAACGCAATTGTCCGTCTCCGTGAGAACGAAGCCCACGACGACTGCACGGCTTCACAGACTACACCAGTGGCAATTACTAATTTCAGAGAACTAGAGGTTGCTGCTGCAAAAATCTTCACTCCTGCTGTGTTCTATATTATTCAAGGTGAGCTTTCAAAGATTGGCGGCATAGAGATCTTAGAAAAAATGCAGGCAGGAGACTCAAACATCTTCATTGTGGCATGGAGGAATAATGTAAGGACCAGGTTCTACGTGGAATATAGACCCAAGGAGGCAGAAATTATAAGGTGCAGCTGTCAAAGGATGATTAGAAAGGGGATCCCTTGCAAGCACATACTGCATGTGCTGCATTTCTTGAAATTTACTGAAATTCCACAATGTTGTGCTCTACGACGATTCACAAAAAATGCCAGGTTAGGGTTGCCAGCTAAACGCACCAGCGACATGTTTGGGTGGGGTTGGTCTGGGGCAGAGGAGCGGATGAAATACAGCAGGATGAATATTAAGGTATCACAGGCTATGCATATTGCATTAAACAATTCAGAGGAATATGATCTGCTGAACAGTACCATTGATGGCATAATTTCTAGAAGAGAGGGGTATGCTAAAGGTAAAGCATATGGTCCCCTCAGGTCGGTGCATGAAAATGAAGATGCTAGTGGACCATGCGATATTGTTGTTGGTGATCCTTTGAAAGTGTCCACTAAGGGTGCACCTAGGCAAGAAGCGCAGAAATCTCCAATGACTAAAAATGGAAGACCACTAGGACACAAGGAACGCAGGGTGCAG GAATGTGCTGCAGCAGGAAGGGTAGTTCTTTCATAG